GCATCCGTGGATCCCTGTTATTGCTGTACCGAAAGGTCTGTAAAACTTTTTGACCAGGAAGGTACTGAAATTGCCCAGAATTTGCTCGATCTGTCGCAAAAAAAGACGGATAAACTTATCGATAAGTTGGGAGAGAGCGAGCTATGGAAGCTTTTGTGAACGTTCTTTCGCTGATGATCATCGTACCGCTGATAACGGCTCTTATGAACAGTGGAACCAGCTGGAAAGTAGCCAGGTGGCTGAATATCATAGCCTGCCTTTACCTTCTGACCATCACTGTTATTCTCTGGGAATATCTCCCCATCACTACCGAGTTGACCGGCGGTGGGCTTTTTTCACTAAATGAACTGTCGTACTTTGCTCTACTTTTTGTCAATATTCTTGGCATGGCGTTTTCTATTTACCTCCTGAAATGTAAAACTCTTAAGTTCCATGTGTTTTTCATTATGACAATGAGTTTTGTCAATGGAGCTTTAATGACGTTAAACGCCATTGCTTTTTTAGTGTTCTGGGGGCTTTCAGGTCTCATGCTTTATTTATTTGCAGTTTCTTCAAAAGAAGCTGCGAGCGTCGCAAAAAAAACACTGATTATATCTGGAATATCTGACTCGCTTTTGATATTTGCATTTTTATTGCTGGGTTCTTCGGGTAATGGGCCATTTGGGCTACCAGGTACCTCTGAACCCGGCTCCTGGGAGATCACCGCCTTTTCTTTTATTGCTCTGGCAGCTTTCGCGAAGGCTGGAGCTTTTCCGTTGCACACATGGATTCCGGAATATTGTGAAAAGTCACCCATTGAATCTGTATTTGTTCTTCCGGCTTCCTTGGACAAAATCCTTGGTATATATTTACTCGCAAGGCTCTTTCTGGAATATTACAATCTGCCTGAGGCTTTTAGAGCGGCAATTGCAGGTATAGGGGCTTTCACTATAATCATCGCGGTTATGATGGCTTTGATTCAGCACAACGCCCGCAAGCTTCTTGGTTACCACGCAGTGAGTCAGGTCGGTTATATGGTGCTTGGTATAGCCACCGGAAACCCCATCGGGATTATTGGCGGTCTTCTTCACACCGTAAACCACTCTATTTACAAGTCAGGTTTATTCATGGGTGCAGGAAATGTTGAGGACATGACTGGCTCTGTAGAGCTTTCCGAACTCGGTGGCCTTGCCAGGCGAGCCCCACTCACTTTTTCAGGGATGCTGACCTGTTCATTCTCTATTTCAGGACTACCGCTGACAAACGGCTTTGTCTCTAAATGGCTGGTGTATCAGGGAGTACTCATAGCTCTTTCACAGAGTTTATACGGTTACAGGGTACTTTACACACTCTATCTTATCATGGCGCTGTTTGGCAGTGCCCTGACATTGGCGAGTTTCATGAAATTAAACTTTTCCATATTCCTCGGTAAAGCTACAGAGAGAACTATAAACGCGAAAGAAGCCCCTTTACCAGGCGTTATCGCTTTGCTTATAAATGCTTCACTCTGTTTGCTGGTAGGTATTGGTTGGAAATTCTTTCCACTTCCGTTGATTGAAAGCGCTATTGGTAAGAACTTTGAAAGCTCCGTGGGCTTTCTTTCCACGACCCAGCTTCTTAGTATTGTTATCCTATCCCTTGTGTTCGGTGCATTAATCTAC
This genomic interval from Kosmotoga pacifica contains the following:
- a CDS encoding complex I subunit 5 family protein; protein product: MEAFVNVLSLMIIVPLITALMNSGTSWKVARWLNIIACLYLLTITVILWEYLPITTELTGGGLFSLNELSYFALLFVNILGMAFSIYLLKCKTLKFHVFFIMTMSFVNGALMTLNAIAFLVFWGLSGLMLYLFAVSSKEAASVAKKTLIISGISDSLLIFAFLLLGSSGNGPFGLPGTSEPGSWEITAFSFIALAAFAKAGAFPLHTWIPEYCEKSPIESVFVLPASLDKILGIYLLARLFLEYYNLPEAFRAAIAGIGAFTIIIAVMMALIQHNARKLLGYHAVSQVGYMVLGIATGNPIGIIGGLLHTVNHSIYKSGLFMGAGNVEDMTGSVELSELGGLARRAPLTFSGMLTCSFSISGLPLTNGFVSKWLVYQGVLIALSQSLYGYRVLYTLYLIMALFGSALTLASFMKLNFSIFLGKATERTINAKEAPLPGVIALLINASLCLLVGIGWKFFPLPLIESAIGKNFESSVGFLSTTQLLSIVILSLVFGALIYLTFRKVRINSAFIGGQKDSARFRISGTGFFNEIRNMKPLKAIYDNAEKDYFDIYTHLKAGLKIVVSPLKKLHTGELSFYSVWVTIGFMVLLLLFLRSG